The following coding sequences lie in one Glycine soja cultivar W05 chromosome 16, ASM419377v2, whole genome shotgun sequence genomic window:
- the LOC114389726 gene encoding uncharacterized protein LOC114389726, whose product MADWGPVFVSVVLFILLTPGLLIQIPGKGKMVEFGNFQTSGVSILVHSILYFALVCIFLMAIGVHMYTGS is encoded by the coding sequence ATGGCTGATTGGGGGCCAGTTTTTGTGTCTGTGGTGCTCTTCATTCTCTTGACTCCAGGGTTGCTGATCCAGATTCCTGGTAAAGGCAAGATGGTAGAGTTTGGCAACTTTCAGACAAGTGGAGTGTCGATATTGGTTCACTCCATCCTCTACTTTGCTCTCGTTTGCATCTTCTTGATGGCTATTGGAGTACACATGTACACTGGTTCCTGA